The sequence AACTACCAGTCTGAACACAAAAGCCATTAACAAGTGACTGGATCTCCTCTTGCATGCATGATTTCACAGTTTATGCTTTTATGGCTGAAACCAAAAGCAAGGACACAACACAACTCACCGTTCATTCTGACAGCCAAACCGTGGTGGCAGTGACACCCGAGCTAAACAGTTCGACGCCGATGTGATTCATCCCTCTCTGCGGCTTTGACTCACAAAGAGCTCGGGCTAACCATGCGCCGGGCCCATGCCGCCTCTGTGGCCGAGCTGGACCCACCCAACCGCGGCGTGAGGACTGAAGCTCACTCGGTGAACAGAGAGGCCTGACGGGAAGCCGCCGGGGCTGAGAGTCTAGCACTCTCTGACATGCGAGAGTTGTACAAAGCCGAGGAAGCAGATAAACCGTACAAAGCAGACACCGGACTGTCAATTCAGAGCCATGAAACCACCTGACTGAAGAGTGATGAACAGCTCGGGAGAGAGACcaagtgttttcagtttcagagcCTGTGACACTGCGAAAAAGGGGAAACGGAGTAGATACCGACTGAGCCGTGTCAAAGTCACATGACCAAACATACAGCTGTCATATGACACGAGAGCCCTACTGGGAATTGTAGTCTTTTGTTAGAGTATCATGGAACTACAAGAGTGCCACTTTCATGCAGAGAGATGGATGTGTGGGAGGATAAAAAAGCGCATTTAGCTCTTAAATGTTGGTTTATTTCTTGAAATCTGTGCTCAGCGAAACAACAACACGGACACACCTTAACCAGTTTTtttgaaaagggaaaaatatataacttttctgaaaataaaattggGGTTTTGATTAGGTCTACACgacactgtgactgtgtttggGATATTACACAGGATTAtagaaattttaaatgtttagaACAGTTGAAGACAAGCTGACCAGGTGTGCGGTGGTATGTGTGTCCTGCGGCTAAGGTTGGGGTTTGAAACCATTTTGTGAAATCTGGATGTAGTTTTACATCTTTTACTGAATCCATTTGTCTTGAAAGTTAAAAGTAACTCAAGATTAAAGATTTTattgagatcttttgttgtttgGAAGGACAGAGACATACAGCGGTGTATTGCTGCAATCATGACCAAAATGTATCAAAAATATTACTAAATATTTTGTCATTACATATAGAAACCTTTCTCATTTTTAGAAGATCATTTTCACAGTatagcaaaacatttttcacattattaTGACAAACTGAACTTTACCATAGATCATAGACACCCAGAGTCCAAGGTGACAAATATCTAATTTATGTCATCCGGTTTTGGTGATTTAATTGATGGCAGATTTCTTTGGGAAATGGATGGAAGTGCTGCTACTGATCTGCTCTCAAAGATCTCCAGAGGTCTGCTATTACAGTATGtgaccagcagatggcagcatCACAATATAGAGGGGACACACTtttcaagaaagaaaaacaggttcAGAGTGAATATTAGTGAACATATTACTGTAATGCTTCCTCGTGTTGTGTCTGTCCAACAGagatcaaacatttaaaatacagtgaGTGGGTTATAACAGTCGGTTATGGCCAGGAAGTTTACTCGCAGACATCTTCCAGCGTTTACTCCCTCAGTGCAGATCGGTAACGCAACAAAATCGTGCCCACcaacaatcaaaacacaatCCCAAAGTGACTGACATGCCTTTTAGGGACAAACTCTAGACAAAATGTATTGATGATTTCTGACAATGctgaaagaagcagcagcaataaaacagacaaGTATTTCCAAACCCCGATCAGCtgtcaaacacagttttcaAAATACCAACAGGGCATATAATAGCctcccatctcttttttttttttttttttttgtggttctcaTCAGCTGATTTACAATCTTCTTTGTAGCCgagtctcctctctgtctccaccagCCACCTCTTGTTGTTTGTAATGCCATATGTTTTGCACATTGTTTATATATCTATACAGAAGTAATGCATATTTTTATACATGTGTAACATCCATGGGCTCTCCATTTTGTAAATACTCAAAAAGATGTATATACATAAGTACTGTATACCTTTATGTGTCAATAAAATTTAGTGTACTGTGAATGCCTCtgcagaagtaaaaaaaaaaaaaacatatatcattatatatacattatatattacAAACTAAATAATATTGCCTTCAAAAGAACTGGTGCATGAACAGAAACAGTGGAAAGAAGGGAGCCACTACATTtgaattgtgttgtgttttgtcactGTATGAAAACAGTTCTTTGTTAGACTCATTGGGTTATATGCCTGTGTTTGCATATGTTCAGAGATAGAGTTCCATTTTCCTGTCAGATTGGATATTCACAACTATATTTTCCTAATACCATGGAAACTGGTCACAAAGGCCACTAGATTGCTGATAAGCCATTAAGCTGTCTCttcccagcagcagcatcagtctCTGACACTAGTGACATCAGTCATAGACACATGTCAGCACTGTTTCTAAAGActatgtttgcatgtgcaaaaaaagtccttgatgaaaagcaaaatgtgaaaatgcttGTGGAGTTTCCTTCATGGAGTCCCCTGGGAAAACCTCCACGTCAGAATGGTCgataggtgtgtatgtgtgcctgacACAGGGAGCACTTGTGGTGGACATTCCTGAAGCGGTCCATGAAGAAAGGGATCAGACAGCAGCCTGCGACACACCTGTTAGGAGGAGAACAAAGATGCGATACGTGACGTTCGAGGTCAAATGTCAATCTTTGAAGAGAAGATCATCGCCACAAGAATTtttcacaaaatgacaaaatgaccaCTTTTAATTCAGCAGTCTAGCAAagtaaatatttcttcagtCAGTCAGGTCGAAGAAGATGTACCCCATCACAGAGCACAAGCAACACATCTGCCACATTGCCTCGCTCATCGTGCTGTAGGTTTCTGTGAAGACGACCTGTTCACAGGACGGACACTGAGTGATGGCCGACATCCGATCCAGTTTGTCCACTTGTccatgagagagacagaggacaatGTTACAGGCCTAATAGAGAGTAGGATATATTTAAATGCCTGGTGTCCATGTTatatgtgtgttctgtgtgagtGAGCTGGTGTAGCTCACCTGGAACGACCGGGCCTGTTGGTGTTCCTGCCCCCTGCTGTAGTGTGATGTCCTCCTGTTTTAGCTGAGGAGGCGGCAGCGTGTAGATCCCCCCACGGGGCGTCTTAGTTTTGTAAAAAGTGGGACGTGCATCATTTTGACCTGATTTAAAACATGAGCAGTTCAAACATCTTCCTCAGAGTGACAGTACAGATGCAATGAGCAATATCTTTATGTAAAATAACATGAGTGTTTTTAACATGAAGCTAGGTTGGCAAAAAAGAGGACTATCCAGCCACTGAGTGCCAGAGCTAATGACATATGAAGTTGCATAATTTTGCCTATAAAATACAAGTAGTATTCATGTATATTATCCAGTAATACAAAAAGAGAACTTTAAACTCAAATAttaagtgaaaaagaaagaagcctGGAGAGGAAGTGTACCTTCCTGTGTGTGGTTGGAGCTCTTTCCCTGTTTCGCCAACTCCTTCTTTTTAACaagcagctcctccagctccttctggATGGCCTCCAGCTCACACACTTCATCACTGTTCTCACAGGTCACTGGAGACACCACACAGGGAGAGGAAGTTTGCAAAGTTACAAAGCTACTTTACCTGTGAACCATTTTCAGTTACTCCACTAGTAGTCAGAAATATGAGGAAATACATCAGTAAGTAATAGTTATagtcacattttttatttaatttttgaatgagctgggaatatatacttcagtTGAGGCCTTGGTAATAGTAGGAGGTTTATGATTTTGTCTAAGAAGGAACGGCACATCCAATCCAAggatgtatatacagtatatcctTTTTTCAGAGGACATTTGGTAGCTGCAAAATCCAGACTCTAATAGAGATACATGGAGCAGGCAGTGGGCAACAAGCCAGTCGTATTGATCCTTTTCTTAACTCCTCTCTTGTTCCATTGGTATTAAAATGTATTACTGGTGACCGCCTAGGATATGATCACGCTACTGTAACAATTCAAGTCATCACAGTTGAACATCCTTGGCGGTGTGGCTACTGGAAATTCAAacaatctattttttttctattgtatAGAAAATCAAAACTGGCTTcgaaacatttatttattaacattcattttaaacttACACCTTTAAACATCAAGTTGGGGGGATCTGGATAAAAACTGTCACCAGATGAGAAATAGAAGAAATACAACTGTTCTGAAAAATGTTTCTATTTAAAGCTCAATCAATAATTAATCTGCACCTGagtttgtgtgggtttttttt comes from Toxotes jaculatrix isolate fToxJac2 chromosome 21, fToxJac2.pri, whole genome shotgun sequence and encodes:
- the LOC121175620 gene encoding uncharacterized protein LOC121175620, with the translated sequence MEIPGHDQVCLQSFIRTPTVTLTPGASSEPQQEQQDESETEPESSRETPKPNSSHPPLVLVQLRIQQLCNRRLVLQHFRNKEGSDGDGTTEEMTCENSDEVCELEAIQKELEELLVKKKELAKQGKSSNHTQEGQNDARPTFYKTKTPRGGIYTLPPPQLKQEDITLQQGAGTPTGPVVPVDKLDRMSAITQCPSCEQVVFTETYSTMSEAMWQMCCLCSVMGCVAGCCLIPFFMDRFRNVHHKCSLCQAHIHTYRPF